From one uncultured Bacteroides sp. genomic stretch:
- a CDS encoding FecR domain-containing protein — protein MVEREGMENLLLRYYEGGVTEEEAIIVKEWLKSSEENRRIAKQIQLIELAVDIVQTRPKLDVKKALVKVHKKMELKGKVGRYMLSFRGLQRVAAILFIPLLLSWCLLYFNREPQIAQMVEIRTNPGMTASIVLPDSTVVILNSSSSLQYPSLFSNQKREVKLVGEAFFSVKKDKRRMFVVNALNNSRIVVYGTEFDVEAYQEDKMVQTTLVSGKVSFSYVNKNGRKGVLKMEPGQKVVYDIGQKNIMMKKVNVDVETSWKDGLLMFKNTPFGEVLRSLSKRYNVEFVVKKESLKQEPFTGTFTRQRLERILEHFRISSNIHFQFVENDDINEERQRIEVY, from the coding sequence ATGGTAGAAAGAGAAGGAATGGAGAATTTACTACTTCGATATTATGAAGGAGGAGTCACGGAAGAAGAGGCTATTATTGTAAAAGAATGGTTGAAATCTTCTGAGGAAAATCGCAGGATAGCGAAACAAATTCAACTTATTGAATTAGCTGTGGACATAGTGCAAACGCGACCTAAATTGGATGTAAAAAAAGCTTTGGTGAAAGTCCATAAAAAGATGGAGCTAAAGGGCAAAGTAGGTAGGTATATGCTATCATTTAGAGGTCTGCAAAGGGTGGCTGCCATTTTATTCATTCCACTGTTACTATCTTGGTGTTTACTCTATTTCAATAGGGAGCCTCAAATTGCACAGATGGTGGAGATAAGAACGAATCCAGGCATGACTGCTTCTATCGTGTTGCCGGACAGTACGGTGGTTATACTAAATTCGTCTTCTTCGTTGCAATATCCTTCTCTGTTTTCTAATCAAAAACGGGAGGTCAAGTTGGTGGGAGAAGCTTTTTTTTCTGTAAAGAAAGATAAAAGAAGAATGTTTGTTGTGAATGCATTGAACAATTCAAGGATTGTGGTTTACGGAACGGAATTTGATGTTGAGGCATATCAAGAGGATAAGATGGTGCAGACTACTTTAGTTTCGGGAAAAGTTAGCTTTTCCTATGTAAATAAGAATGGTAGGAAAGGCGTTCTTAAAATGGAACCTGGGCAGAAAGTTGTATATGATATAGGCCAAAAGAATATTATGATGAAGAAAGTGAATGTGGATGTAGAGACTTCTTGGAAAGATGGGCTTTTGATGTTTAAGAACACTCCATTTGGCGAAGTGTTGAGGAGTTTGAGTAAACGATATAATGTGGAATTTGTAGTAAAGAAAGAGTCTTTGAAGCAAGAACCGTTTACAGGTACATTTACTCGTCAGCGATTGGAACGTATATTGGAACATTTTCGTATCTCTTCGAATATTCATTTTCAATTTGTTGAAAATGATGATATAAATGAAGAGAGGCAAAGAATAGAAGTTTATTAA
- a CDS encoding TonB-dependent receptor — MKCTFFMLFCLIGVTFANNSYAQKTTLNIALTDRTVDEVLTEIEQGTEFLFFYNNKQVDVKRRVSVRAINKNIFKVLDDVFKGTNTAYRILDKNIILYDKNKGADEIQKSVFQQVGILKGSVVDIAGEPIIGASILVKGTSNGIITDIDGNFTLSNVAPNVTLIVSYVGYKTQNLNVGDKTSIKIVLIENAEVLDEVVVVGYGVQKKQSLTGAITSIKSEDIETTKTENLISDIQGKMPGLLIRQKTGEPGTFDNMISIRGYGNPLVVIDGITCDGTDELAQLNSDDIESISILKDASAAIYGMNAANGVIIVTTKKGLAEKTKISYSALFGIKNATGMEKTVDAYTYRLMANEMQRNIGAPATYSDDLLEKYKIGAPGYTDNDWIDMFMNKFAFQQSHDISVRGGTEKVKYFVSFGYNEDNGLLKSGIQYYHRYNLRTNLTAEIMKGLTLNVSVAGRWDDTSQPREDFEWTFKTLMVNDRGIGTHTINNPNHLSYIGPEGKNPFALVDPNLDGYRQRRGLTYQTNAELTWKVPFVKGLTLGALGSFDGNNRNNSVLQRSYDLYDYYTDGPAGSYGTDSYSDAISLYQKIYARAQANYVRSFGNHNVNLTAVTELTSTRGDNLSGSRQYSDLFTHDILDQGSATTAANSGNRNFTRLAAYLARANYDYAGKYLLEIVARYDGSYRYASSKRWAFFPSFSAGWRLSEENFIKDNLPFITNLKLRGSYGKSGLDAGDAFQYVSGYMGSTSNGYVFDGSNLTIGMEAPGVVNDNLSWITSKIVNIGLDFDLWNGKLGGSIELFQRKNEGLLATRIQSLPNTFGANFPDENINSSMNRGIELSFSHRDKIGKSFNYSVTANFTYAREKTLHDERAEFTSSWDRWKNGNEDRYTGRLWLYKSDGQYSSLEQYETAPLLGGDQGNSKMLPGSFILEDLNGDGIIDDNDRTPNHWTTGSNPPIQYGLVLAASYKDFDINLLFQGASGYKIGYANDDIWGYGRYPTLHEKYLDRWHTASVTDDPYNPATKWIAGYYPALRSNFDNTTDNGNAWAYGIDFWNPTATYIRLKSMEIGYNLPKLLTKRLGIGSARFFVNGFNLLTFCNEALKNADPEREERDWGANLAYPLMRSYNFGLNINF; from the coding sequence ATGAAATGTACATTTTTTATGCTGTTTTGTTTGATAGGCGTAACATTTGCCAATAACAGTTATGCCCAAAAAACGACTTTGAACATTGCATTGACAGATAGAACGGTTGATGAAGTTTTAACAGAAATAGAACAAGGTACTGAATTCTTGTTTTTTTATAATAATAAGCAAGTGGATGTGAAGCGTCGAGTGTCAGTTCGCGCAATAAATAAAAATATCTTTAAGGTTTTAGATGATGTTTTTAAAGGAACAAACACAGCCTATAGGATATTAGATAAGAATATTATTCTTTATGATAAAAATAAAGGAGCAGATGAAATACAAAAATCAGTATTCCAACAGGTGGGCATTCTCAAAGGAAGTGTAGTGGATATTGCCGGAGAGCCTATCATTGGAGCTAGTATTCTTGTGAAAGGAACAAGTAATGGCATTATTACCGATATAGATGGAAACTTTACATTAAGTAATGTTGCACCTAATGTTACACTCATTGTCAGTTATGTAGGATATAAAACTCAGAATCTAAATGTAGGCGATAAGACCTCAATCAAGATTGTTCTCATAGAAAATGCGGAGGTTTTGGATGAAGTGGTTGTCGTAGGTTATGGCGTTCAGAAAAAACAGTCATTGACAGGTGCTATTACTTCTATTAAATCCGAAGATATAGAAACAACTAAGACAGAAAACTTGATCAGCGATATTCAAGGTAAAATGCCTGGTTTGTTAATACGCCAAAAAACAGGTGAACCGGGTACTTTCGATAATATGATAAGTATTCGTGGATATGGGAATCCTTTGGTTGTTATTGATGGCATAACGTGTGATGGAACAGATGAATTGGCACAGTTGAATTCAGATGATATTGAGAGCATATCTATATTAAAAGATGCATCTGCCGCTATTTATGGTATGAATGCCGCTAATGGTGTGATCATTGTTACAACTAAAAAAGGACTCGCAGAAAAGACGAAAATATCTTATTCAGCTTTGTTTGGTATAAAGAATGCTACAGGCATGGAAAAAACAGTGGATGCTTATACATATCGCCTTATGGCAAATGAAATGCAGCGTAATATTGGCGCTCCTGCTACATATAGTGATGATTTGCTCGAGAAGTACAAAATCGGTGCACCGGGATATACTGATAATGACTGGATTGATATGTTCATGAATAAGTTTGCTTTTCAACAATCACACGATATTTCTGTAAGAGGTGGAACAGAGAAGGTGAAATATTTTGTTAGCTTTGGATATAATGAAGATAATGGTTTGTTAAAGAGTGGTATTCAATACTATCATAGATATAATTTGAGAACTAATTTGACAGCAGAGATTATGAAAGGGTTAACTTTAAATGTTTCCGTAGCTGGGCGTTGGGACGATACTAGCCAGCCGCGTGAAGATTTTGAGTGGACATTTAAAACTCTGATGGTAAATGATCGTGGTATTGGAACTCATACTATTAATAATCCAAATCATCTTTCTTATATTGGCCCCGAGGGAAAGAACCCGTTTGCTTTGGTTGACCCAAATCTCGATGGTTACCGTCAAAGAAGAGGCCTTACTTATCAAACCAATGCAGAGTTGACTTGGAAAGTTCCTTTTGTGAAAGGTTTGACATTAGGCGCTTTGGGATCTTTCGATGGGAATAATCGTAATAACTCTGTATTGCAGAGAAGTTATGATTTGTATGATTATTATACAGATGGACCTGCTGGATCTTATGGTACTGACAGCTATTCTGACGCAATTTCTTTATATCAAAAAATATATGCTCGTGCGCAAGCTAATTACGTGCGCTCTTTCGGCAATCATAATGTGAATTTGACTGCCGTAACAGAATTGACTAGTACCCGTGGGGATAATTTGAGTGGAAGCCGTCAATATTCCGACTTGTTTACACATGATATATTGGATCAAGGAAGTGCTACTACAGCGGCTAATTCAGGTAATCGCAACTTTACTCGGTTGGCTGCTTATTTGGCGCGTGCTAACTATGACTATGCTGGCAAATATCTCTTGGAAATAGTAGCCAGATATGATGGCTCTTATCGCTATGCATCATCCAAACGTTGGGCTTTCTTTCCCTCATTCAGTGCAGGATGGCGTCTTTCTGAGGAAAATTTTATTAAAGATAATCTCCCGTTCATCACTAATTTGAAATTAAGAGGATCTTATGGTAAGAGTGGACTTGACGCTGGTGATGCTTTTCAATATGTGTCCGGCTATATGGGAAGTACTTCCAATGGATATGTCTTTGACGGTAGTAATTTGACCATCGGTATGGAGGCTCCGGGTGTTGTAAATGACAATCTTTCTTGGATTACTTCCAAAATAGTCAATATCGGTCTTGATTTTGATTTATGGAATGGTAAACTGGGCGGTAGTATCGAGCTTTTTCAACGTAAAAATGAAGGTTTGCTTGCTACCCGTATTCAGTCATTACCTAATACGTTTGGCGCTAATTTTCCCGATGAAAACATCAATTCGAGTATGAATAGAGGTATTGAATTATCTTTTAGTCATAGAGACAAAATTGGTAAAAGCTTTAACTATTCGGTAACTGCTAACTTTACTTATGCACGAGAAAAAACATTACATGATGAACGTGCTGAGTTTACTAGCTCTTGGGATAGATGGAAAAACGGAAATGAAGACCGTTATACTGGACGTCTGTGGCTCTATAAATCAGATGGACAATATTCTTCGTTGGAACAATATGAAACAGCTCCTTTATTGGGTGGTGACCAAGGTAACTCGAAGATGCTTCCGGGTAGTTTTATTCTCGAAGATCTGAATGGTGATGGTATCATTGATGACAATGATCGTACTCCTAACCATTGGACAACTGGTAGTAATCCTCCCATTCAATATGGTTTGGTATTGGCTGCCTCATATAAAGATTTTGATATAAATCTCCTTTTCCAGGGAGCTTCAGGTTATAAGATTGGTTATGCAAATGATGATATCTGGGGATATGGACGTTATCCTACATTGCATGAAAAATATCTGGATCGTTGGCATACGGCTAGTGTCACTGATGATCCGTATAATCCGGCAACAAAATGGATTGCTGGATATTATCCGGCATTGCGTTCTAATTTTGACAATACGACTGATAATGGTAATGCTTGGGCTTATGGCATAGATTTTTGGAACCCTACTGCGACTTATATCCGTTTGAAGAGTATGGAAATAGGTTATAACTTGCCAAAGTTGCTTACTAAACGACTCGGTATAGGTAGTGCCAGATTTTTTGTTAATGGATTTAATCTGTTGACATTTTGTAATGAAGCATTGAAAAATGCGGATCCTGAACGTGAAGAAAGAGATTGGGGTGCAAACTTAGCATATCCGTTGATGAGATCATATAACTTTGGGTTGAATATAAACTTTTAA
- a CDS encoding glycoside hydrolase family 9 protein, which produces MKRFILFILLSLLVQILIQAQSQTQLKPDAELAKQLKESNYVHHIMKPNLKDAGLTRWYKKEVLKSRELPLAEDFTSLIHTGPGTIHLDRNVTISGKGSVRLDTPASLGKKNPTNRNYATPEIIRPLNREDLREYNRFSVWVYVDAPGVYLTFAGLTLYNEGKKVMPTPGRFEGQHFETVYPNKWQHIIWEIPDLYRDCVTGFSVNIMLAGAPSGASEQMSLYVDDMRIEKVKAENSRGFDLRQNAIAYSHSGYKSGARKQALVQYAKQSSFCLHDANTGQVVYKGIGEKSDKGFLLLDFSDFNKSGQYTIAIDDLASNSFAIGDNAYLATAWHTLNFFYSERCGYDQPCIHQECHQDVFVYHPDGRSLSISGGWHDAADLTQGTGNTAESGIALLEMASAVQGKDSIFYERLLEEARWGLNWVMRTRFGDGYRIGGLIIGIWTKNIRGDKDDMQAEALNTPSDNLKAASYCALAVPHFEKTDPIFARWCRNCAIEDFQFAIDLLDTQRSDNNEVDLYALATVTAMRLYRLTQKQFYLDWAVRLAHTVMACQQLEKRTDWKIPLRGFFYESSQKKRILAYYHQSQEHLMVEGLSMLLTDAPNHADAPLWKASCKAYADYLHDISHLIAPYEILPSAIYELNNTDYKNLYHEGDQVGFPTMEEYNAQVRNGIPLSKNFYLRRFPVAYQFRGFFAVIMGKAKAAFILSRLLKDKELKYIATRQLEYIVGYNPFAMSTIYGDGYDYPPLYGAYAGNVVGAVPVGIETFENDDEPYFPMQNNCTYKEIWTHTTARVMWLIAELFK; this is translated from the coding sequence ATGAAACGATTTATTCTATTTATTCTATTAAGTCTTTTAGTCCAAATCCTAATCCAGGCTCAAAGCCAAACTCAATTAAAACCCGATGCTGAATTGGCAAAACAACTAAAAGAAAGTAACTATGTGCACCATATAATGAAGCCAAATCTTAAAGATGCCGGACTAACACGTTGGTATAAAAAAGAAGTTTTGAAAAGTAGGGAACTACCTCTGGCTGAAGATTTTACTTCTTTAATCCATACCGGTCCAGGGACAATACATCTAGATCGGAATGTAACCATTTCAGGAAAAGGAAGTGTCCGTCTGGATACGCCAGCTTCATTAGGGAAAAAGAATCCAACCAACCGCAATTATGCCACCCCGGAAATTATTCGCCCACTCAACCGAGAAGACCTGCGGGAATACAATCGCTTTTCCGTATGGGTATATGTCGATGCACCTGGAGTCTATCTAACATTTGCCGGATTGACATTATATAATGAAGGAAAAAAGGTAATGCCTACTCCAGGACGTTTTGAAGGGCAACACTTCGAAACAGTGTATCCCAATAAATGGCAACATATTATTTGGGAAATACCCGACTTATATCGTGACTGCGTCACCGGTTTTTCAGTAAATATCATGTTGGCGGGTGCTCCCTCCGGAGCTAGCGAACAAATGAGTCTGTATGTAGATGATATGCGCATTGAAAAAGTAAAAGCTGAAAACAGTCGTGGTTTTGATCTTCGCCAGAATGCAATCGCATACAGCCATAGTGGATATAAATCGGGAGCCCGTAAACAAGCACTTGTACAATACGCAAAACAGTCCTCTTTTTGTTTACACGATGCCAATACCGGACAAGTGGTATATAAAGGCATTGGTGAAAAATCAGACAAAGGATTTTTGCTTTTGGACTTTAGCGACTTTAACAAATCGGGACAATATACAATAGCCATTGACGATCTCGCCTCAAATTCTTTTGCCATCGGTGACAATGCTTACTTAGCTACAGCCTGGCATACATTAAATTTCTTCTACTCCGAGCGTTGCGGATATGATCAACCATGTATCCATCAAGAATGTCATCAAGACGTATTTGTTTATCATCCAGACGGACGTAGTTTGAGCATTTCCGGGGGGTGGCATGACGCAGCTGATTTGACACAAGGAACTGGAAATACAGCTGAATCGGGCATTGCCTTGCTGGAAATGGCCAGTGCTGTGCAAGGGAAAGATAGCATATTCTATGAACGACTGTTAGAGGAAGCACGCTGGGGATTAAATTGGGTAATGCGAACTCGTTTCGGTGATGGTTATCGCATTGGAGGATTAATCATTGGCATCTGGACCAAAAACATTCGAGGAGATAAAGACGATATGCAGGCAGAGGCCCTCAATACTCCCTCTGACAACCTGAAAGCCGCCTCATATTGTGCCTTAGCTGTTCCTCATTTTGAAAAAACAGATCCAATATTTGCCCGCTGGTGCCGTAACTGTGCAATAGAGGATTTCCAATTTGCCATCGACCTACTAGACACGCAAAGGAGTGATAATAACGAAGTAGACTTATATGCATTGGCGACCGTTACAGCTATGCGCTTGTACCGCCTTACCCAAAAACAGTTTTACTTGGATTGGGCAGTTCGCCTTGCCCATACCGTCATGGCCTGCCAACAATTAGAAAAACGCACTGACTGGAAAATCCCTTTACGAGGTTTCTTCTATGAATCTTCTCAAAAAAAACGCATCTTAGCCTATTATCACCAAAGTCAAGAACATTTAATGGTTGAAGGACTCTCCATGTTACTTACTGACGCTCCCAATCATGCTGATGCTCCGTTGTGGAAAGCCTCCTGTAAAGCTTATGCCGATTATTTGCACGACATATCCCATCTGATTGCTCCATACGAGATTTTACCAAGCGCAATATATGAATTGAACAATACGGATTATAAAAATCTATATCACGAAGGAGATCAAGTTGGATTCCCAACTATGGAAGAATACAATGCACAAGTCCGTAATGGAATACCTTTGTCAAAGAACTTTTATTTGCGGAGATTTCCCGTTGCCTATCAGTTCAGAGGTTTCTTCGCCGTCATAATGGGGAAAGCCAAAGCCGCCTTTATCCTTTCCCGCCTACTGAAAGATAAAGAATTAAAGTATATAGCCACCCGGCAGTTGGAATATATTGTGGGCTACAATCCTTTTGCCATGAGTACCATTTATGGAGACGGGTATGATTATCCACCACTATATGGTGCCTATGCTGGTAATGTAGTCGGTGCAGTTCCGGTAGGTATCGAAACTTTCGAGAATGACGATGAACCTTATTTCCCCATGCAAAATAACTGTACATACAAAGAAATATGGACGCATACCACTGCAAGGGTCATGTGGCTAATAGCAGAGCTATTTAAATAA
- a CDS encoding DUF3570 domain-containing protein → MKKIVMTVAAFMFFMTVAKAQSDSTASRKLKIDEVNFVTSYYNQNGDHSAVTGGIGNEHLNDFGNSIELQLSRFDKQLNKHTFNFELGVDVYSSASSDKIDPKTISSASSGDARISPTASYLFENTKKKYALGGGLSFSKEFDYTSFGGNLLYSKSSQDGNTQFSAKASVFLDTWKIILPIELRGTNNNNFKYKQEDSAPRNSYNMALGLTQVVNKELQVSLLADIGYQTGQLGTAYQRVYFDNTTPESNNSTVFSEKMPDHRFKIPIGLRANYFLTDRIILRSFYRFYTDSWNLTAHTAELEVPYKITPFMSIAPYYRFYTQNGVDYFKPMGAHQLSDNEDYYTSDYDLSKFNSNMVGLNFRVMSTKGLLGIKALNTMELRYGYYSRNDGLRSHLVTVALKFK, encoded by the coding sequence AGTTATGACTGTGGCTGCTTTCATGTTCTTTATGACTGTGGCCAAGGCACAATCAGATAGTACGGCTTCCAGAAAGCTGAAAATAGATGAAGTGAATTTTGTCACTAGTTATTATAATCAGAATGGTGATCACTCTGCGGTGACTGGTGGAATAGGAAATGAACACCTGAATGATTTTGGTAATTCCATAGAATTGCAATTGAGTCGTTTTGACAAACAGTTGAATAAGCATACTTTTAATTTTGAATTGGGAGTAGATGTGTATAGTTCGGCTTCATCGGATAAAATAGATCCTAAGACAATCTCTTCTGCATCCAGCGGTGATGCGAGAATATCACCTACAGCGAGCTATCTTTTTGAGAATACAAAAAAGAAGTATGCATTGGGTGGCGGATTATCTTTTTCTAAAGAGTTTGATTACACTTCTTTTGGTGGAAATCTCCTCTATTCCAAATCCAGCCAAGATGGAAATACGCAGTTTTCGGCTAAGGCATCTGTCTTTCTGGATACCTGGAAAATAATTCTGCCGATTGAACTCCGAGGAACTAATAACAATAATTTTAAGTATAAGCAAGAGGATAGTGCTCCCAGAAACTCTTATAATATGGCGTTAGGTCTAACGCAGGTGGTCAATAAGGAATTGCAAGTTTCTCTGCTGGCCGATATTGGCTATCAGACGGGGCAGTTGGGGACGGCTTACCAACGGGTGTACTTCGATAATACTACTCCAGAGAGTAATAACTCTACTGTTTTTTCTGAAAAGATGCCGGATCATCGTTTCAAAATTCCTATTGGGTTGCGGGCCAATTACTTCCTGACTGATCGGATTATTCTGAGGAGTTTTTATCGCTTTTATACGGATAGCTGGAATTTGACTGCACATACGGCAGAGCTGGAAGTTCCTTATAAGATTACTCCTTTCATGTCGATAGCTCCTTATTATCGTTTTTATACTCAAAATGGAGTGGATTATTTTAAGCCTATGGGAGCGCATCAACTTTCTGATAATGAAGATTATTACACGAGTGATTATGATTTGTCGAAGTTTAATAGCAATATGGTTGGGTTGAATTTCAGAGTAATGTCCACAAAAGGGTTATTGGGCATTAAGGCGCTGAATACGATGGAACTGCGTTATGGCTATTATAGTCGGAATGACGGATTGAGATCACATCTGGTGACGGTGGCTCTGAAGTTTAAGTAA
- a CDS encoding RNA polymerase sigma-70 factor produces the protein MKTDRSTEDLFLLSAMQQGSKTAFDTLFKRYYPMLCAYCHRFVELEDAEEIVQDIMLWLWENRQSQIIETSLNQYLFKSVYHRSINAIAHNETKKRIDTLFYKETQEILQDTNFYQIEELTRRIKDAVASLPPAYQESFVMHRFNNMSYKEIAEKLEVSPKTIDYRIQQALKILRIELKDYLPTILTLLYWKL, from the coding sequence ATGAAAACAGACCGCTCGACAGAAGACCTTTTTCTATTATCGGCTATGCAACAGGGAAGCAAAACTGCCTTTGATACATTATTCAAAAGGTACTACCCCATGTTGTGCGCCTACTGCCATCGGTTTGTCGAACTGGAGGATGCGGAAGAGATCGTTCAAGACATTATGCTATGGCTATGGGAAAATCGGCAATCACAAATCATTGAGACTTCACTTAATCAATACTTATTCAAATCTGTTTACCATCGATCAATAAATGCAATTGCCCACAACGAAACAAAAAAGCGCATAGATACGCTGTTCTACAAAGAAACACAAGAAATACTACAAGACACCAATTTTTATCAAATAGAAGAATTAACTAGAAGAATTAAAGATGCTGTAGCCTCTCTTCCGCCTGCATATCAAGAATCTTTCGTTATGCACAGATTTAACAATATGAGCTATAAAGAAATCGCTGAAAAATTAGAAGTATCTCCCAAAACGATAGACTACCGCATTCAGCAAGCATTAAAAATTTTGCGAATAGAACTAAAAGATTACCTACCAACTATACTAACATTACTGTATTGGAAATTATAA
- a CDS encoding RagB/SusD family nutrient uptake outer membrane protein, translating into MKKSILSILSFCTILVFGGCNSFLELEPLDKVSGNQLTETEGGLKTLLANVYNSIPMEDFTFRPTLGFNQHGWAGVDHIITLSFLTDEATRSDGDQGIGPWDFDYWPYDKIRQVNLFIEDVNKAKDSGSITAEIADRLISEAHFARAYIYFGLAKRFGGVPLIDHSLDNDYQPGGDLSPLFIPRSTELDTWKFILGECDLAIVHLPENITSADGIYRASKWAAYGLKSRAALFAASVAKYWDKAPLAGDAVTQKLIGMSLSDADFFYQACIDASEAIIKNSGKSLYKPNPASPEEAVTNFQNLFLTNNEEVIFSKAYLDGTIVADQGHSYDIYYSPSQVNPGYHKYGRYNPTLDIVDLYEDYTDDGTGKSAKIVTRTDGNEMTLVNIKSSINLSIPFKEYDDLYAPFVGKDARLLASVIVPGATYGGTKIIMQGGIIKANGTYSVYTVDGDKGKDGKMYYAFGGEGISMYSGFYGMGKSDDANFSSTGFSIRKYLQEGKKVAGVENSSTTSFIDMRLAEFYLNYAEAVVESGKGDRDLAAKCINDLRKRAAHKDEIPLTLPNVLKERQVEMAFEGQRYWDLIRRREYHEVFNASSRNALVPMIDLRGSTPKYIFVRTNYYYDEFNGGRTFQTYRYYKAIPGINTNNLVQNPGY; encoded by the coding sequence ATGAAAAAAAGTATATTGTCTATATTATCGTTTTGTACGATATTAGTTTTTGGGGGTTGCAATAGTTTTCTTGAGCTGGAACCTCTGGATAAAGTTTCAGGCAACCAACTGACAGAGACAGAAGGTGGATTGAAAACTCTTTTGGCAAATGTGTATAATAGTATACCGATGGAAGACTTCACTTTCCGTCCGACTCTTGGTTTTAATCAGCATGGATGGGCAGGAGTTGACCATATCATCACTTTGTCGTTTCTTACGGATGAAGCTACGCGAAGTGATGGTGACCAAGGTATTGGTCCGTGGGATTTCGATTATTGGCCTTATGATAAGATTCGTCAGGTGAATCTTTTTATCGAAGATGTGAATAAAGCAAAGGATTCAGGTTCTATTACAGCAGAAATTGCAGATCGTTTGATTAGTGAGGCTCATTTTGCACGTGCATATATTTATTTTGGTTTAGCCAAAAGATTTGGAGGAGTGCCTTTAATTGATCATTCATTGGATAATGATTATCAACCGGGAGGTGATTTGTCTCCTCTCTTTATTCCCCGTAGTACGGAGTTGGACACATGGAAATTTATTCTGGGGGAATGTGATTTGGCTATTGTTCATTTACCCGAAAATATTACGTCAGCTGATGGCATTTATCGTGCTTCTAAATGGGCAGCTTACGGTTTGAAGTCAAGAGCTGCGCTTTTTGCCGCTTCTGTGGCTAAATATTGGGATAAAGCCCCGTTGGCGGGTGATGCTGTTACTCAGAAATTGATTGGTATGAGTTTGTCGGATGCCGATTTCTTTTATCAAGCATGCATCGATGCTTCAGAGGCTATTATTAAAAATTCAGGAAAATCTCTTTATAAACCAAATCCTGCAAGCCCGGAAGAAGCAGTTACTAATTTTCAGAATTTATTCCTTACGAATAATGAAGAGGTGATTTTCAGTAAAGCTTATCTAGATGGGACAATTGTTGCCGACCAAGGACATAGCTATGACATTTATTATAGCCCTTCACAAGTCAATCCGGGATATCATAAATATGGTCGTTACAATCCGACCTTGGATATTGTAGATTTGTATGAAGACTATACGGATGATGGAACTGGTAAGAGTGCGAAGATTGTGACACGTACAGATGGTAATGAGATGACATTGGTTAATATTAAATCAAGCATTAATCTTTCTATTCCTTTCAAAGAATATGATGATTTGTATGCGCCATTTGTTGGTAAAGATGCCCGTTTGTTGGCTAGCGTCATTGTACCCGGCGCCACGTATGGTGGAACTAAAATTATTATGCAAGGTGGCATTATAAAAGCTAATGGTACATATTCTGTTTATACAGTTGATGGTGATAAAGGTAAAGATGGAAAAATGTATTACGCATTCGGTGGAGAAGGTATTTCTATGTATTCTGGTTTCTACGGAATGGGTAAGAGTGATGACGCAAACTTCTCTTCTACTGGTTTTTCTATCCGAAAATATTTGCAAGAAGGGAAGAAAGTGGCAGGAGTGGAAAATTCCTCTACAACTTCATTTATTGATATGCGTCTAGCCGAATTTTATTTGAATTATGCTGAAGCAGTTGTTGAAAGTGGAAAGGGGGATAGAGATCTTGCGGCTAAATGTATCAATGATTTACGTAAGAGAGCTGCTCATAAAGATGAAATTCCTTTGACTTTGCCAAATGTATTGAAAGAACGTCAGGTAGAAATGGCTTTCGAAGGTCAACGTTACTGGGATTTAATACGCCGCAGAGAGTATCATGAGGTTTTCAACGCTAGCAGCCGAAATGCTTTGGTTCCGATGATAGATCTTCGTGGAAGTACTCCTAAATATATATTTGTTAGGACAAACTATTATTATGATGAATTTAATGGTGGACGGACTTTCCAGACTTATCGCTATTACAAAGCTATACCGGGTATCAATACCAATAACTTAGTTCAGAATCCAGGCTATTAA